Proteins co-encoded in one Patescibacteria group bacterium genomic window:
- a CDS encoding permease, translating to MDIFYPLELFSKWITYDIFSLQTGHLAGALQFFVYDSLKIFVLIIFITHFMSLLRFYLPIEKLKDFLATHKLFGLDYFLATLFGALTPFCSCSSIPLFIGFMEARIPLGVTFAFLITSPLVNEIAIGLFIGMFGMKITIIYVTAGILIGMIGGFVIGKLKMEKYVADFVWNIKSQKLSKEDAKKIPWLKVYKIISREAWGISRKIMLYVLAGVAVGGLIHGYVPEGFFDVYLRKAGFWGVPLAVILAVPLYSNASGVIPIIQSLVAKGVPIGTGLAFMMATVGLSLPEAMILKKVLKWQLLATFFGIVSIGIIIIGYLFNSFIF from the coding sequence ACTTATGACATTTTTTCACTGCAAACGGGCCATTTGGCTGGCGCATTGCAGTTTTTTGTTTATGATTCTTTGAAAATATTTGTTTTAATTATTTTCATTACTCATTTCATGAGTTTGCTAAGATTTTATTTGCCTATTGAGAAATTAAAAGATTTTTTAGCAACACACAAGTTATTTGGTTTAGACTATTTTTTGGCTACATTATTTGGAGCTCTTACTCCTTTTTGTTCTTGTTCATCTATCCCTTTGTTTATTGGATTTATGGAAGCACGAATTCCACTGGGAGTTACTTTTGCATTTTTAATAACATCTCCACTAGTTAATGAAATAGCTATTGGATTGTTTATTGGTATGTTTGGTATGAAAATTACCATTATATATGTTACAGCCGGCATTTTAATTGGTATGATTGGTGGATTTGTAATTGGTAAATTAAAAATGGAAAAATATGTAGCTGATTTTGTTTGGAATATTAAATCCCAAAAATTAAGTAAAGAAGATGCTAAAAAAATTCCTTGGCTAAAAGTATATAAAATTATCTCCCGTGAAGCCTGGGGAATTAGCAGAAAAATAATGTTGTATGTTTTAGCGGGGGTGGCTGTCGGTGGGTTAATTCATGGTTATGTTCCGGAAGGATTTTTTGATGTGTATTTGCGGAAGGCTGGTTTTTGGGGAGTTCCGCTAGCAGTAATATTAGCAGTACCACTGTATTCTAACGCAAGCGGAGTTATCCCAATTATCCAATCATTGGTAGCTAAAGGCGTGCCAATTGGAACAGGTTTAGCCTTTATGATGGCTACAGTCGGCCTTTCTTTGCCAGAGGCCATGATACTTAAAAAGGTTTTAAAATGGCAATTACTGGCAACTTTTTTTGGAATTGTATCAATCGGTATAATTATAATTGGTTATTTGTTTAATTCTTTTATTTTCTAA
- a CDS encoding cation diffusion facilitator family transporter — MKNNILIAIIVNICITVFEIVLGLLSGSMALVSDAIHNFSDVGAIALSWWGEKISLHPSNKQKTYGYKRAEILIAFINSSVLLTVIIFILIESVKRLLNPVEVVGSTILIVALIALVGNSIATYFLEKDKHKNLNLKSAWLHSLQDALFSLGVVVGALIIHYTGWFVIDPLISILLALYILKEVFNIIKKSVDVLMESVPADVDSDQVRKSLEDIKNVKNIADLHIWQTDSNNKFLSAHIEIENIENGERNKLLLSIQNLLNENYKINHTTIQLVSINNLEKKMLNCNHCN; from the coding sequence ATGAAAAATAATATTTTAATCGCCATTATTGTAAATATTTGTATTACAGTTTTTGAGATAGTATTAGGCTTGCTTTCTGGAAGCATGGCCTTGGTGTCTGATGCTATACATAACTTTTCTGATGTGGGAGCAATTGCACTTAGTTGGTGGGGTGAAAAAATTTCTCTTCATCCAAGCAATAAACAGAAGACCTATGGCTATAAAAGAGCTGAAATACTGATAGCATTTATCAATAGCTCTGTTCTCTTAACTGTAATTATTTTTATTCTAATTGAATCAGTCAAAAGATTGCTCAATCCAGTTGAAGTTGTTGGCTCTACCATATTGATTGTTGCTTTGATTGCCTTGGTCGGTAATAGCATTGCTACATATTTTCTAGAAAAAGATAAACACAAGAACCTTAACTTAAAGAGTGCCTGGCTTCATTCCTTGCAAGATGCCTTATTCTCATTGGGGGTAGTGGTAGGAGCGTTGATAATTCATTATACAGGTTGGTTTGTAATTGATCCTTTGATATCGATACTCTTAGCGCTTTATATTCTGAAAGAGGTTTTTAATATAATAAAAAAATCAGTTGATGTGTTGATGGAGTCGGTTCCTGCTGATGTTGATTCTGATCAGGTGCGTAAAAGTTTAGAAGATATTAAAAATGTAAAAAACATAGCTGATTTACATATTTGGCAGACAGATTCAAATAATAAATTTTTGAGTGCTCATATTGAAATAGAAAATATTGAAAATGGGGAAAGGAATAAACTACTTCTGAGTATTCAGAATTTGTTAAATGAAAATTATAAAATAAATCACACCACAATTCAGTTGGTGTCTATAAATAATTTAGAAAAAAAGATGCTTAATTGCAATCATTGCAACTAG
- a CDS encoding nitrophenyl compound nitroreductase subunit ArsF family protein, protein MPNKLMSIILLLFSVVTLTGCNRQISTVENGDKTEQKQAAATRDNSGTSEYQVSSAEMVAEKLEVYYFHRTARCVSCKTIGRYTKETMEQKYRKQIEDGLIDYREINVELPENKEIAIKFKASGSSLFINRIIQGQDNIKQDANVWRLLGDEEKFKSYLEAVINSSLGI, encoded by the coding sequence ATGCCCAACAAATTAATGTCAATCATTTTACTGCTTTTCTCGGTAGTGACTTTAACTGGCTGTAACAGGCAGATTTCAACTGTTGAGAATGGTGACAAAACTGAACAAAAACAAGCAGCAGCTACAAGGGATAATTCAGGCACTAGTGAATATCAAGTGTCTAGTGCTGAAATGGTTGCCGAGAAGCTGGAAGTATATTATTTTCATCGCACTGCTCGTTGTGTGTCTTGTAAAACGATAGGTAGATATACTAAAGAAACAATGGAACAAAAGTATCGCAAGCAAATTGAAGATGGCTTGATTGATTATCGTGAGATAAATGTTGAGTTACCAGAGAATAAAGAAATAGCTATTAAATTTAAGGCCTCTGGTTCCTCATTGTTTATTAATAGGATTATTCAAGGCCAAGACAATATTAAACAGGATGCTAATGTTTGGCGTTTACTTGGTGATGAAGAAAAGTTTAAAAGTTATTTAGAAGCTGTTATTAACTCAAGTCTAGGAATATAA
- a CDS encoding aromatic aminobenezylarsenical efflux permease ArsG family transporter, with translation MDFINALIDNYNIPVLTAFLLGILTSISPCPLATNITAIAYISKELKTIKNTLLNGLFYTLGRGISYTLLAILIYYGISSFHISNIFEGWGDKALGPILIIISLIMFGLINIDIGVKSEKIERVKEWLSQKGYIGSLLLGVIFALAFCPYSGVLFFGVLMPLVLNSTEGFLLAPFFTLGTGLPVIIFSFLIAFSLQKVSKAFQIVQKVEKVMRYLVASVFMTTGLYYLYILIKYLLA, from the coding sequence ATGGATTTTATAAACGCATTAATCGACAATTATAACATTCCGGTGCTTACAGCATTCTTGCTTGGTATTTTAACTTCAATTAGTCCCTGCCCTCTAGCTACCAACATTACTGCTATCGCCTATATATCGAAAGAACTAAAAACAATTAAGAATACATTGCTCAACGGCTTGTTCTATACATTGGGCAGGGGCATTAGTTATACGCTCCTGGCCATTTTGATATATTATGGTATATCAAGTTTTCATATATCAAATATTTTTGAGGGTTGGGGCGATAAAGCGTTGGGGCCAATATTGATTATCATTAGTTTAATAATGTTTGGGCTTATAAATATAGATATTGGAGTTAAAAGCGAGAAGATAGAGAGGGTAAAAGAATGGTTATCTCAAAAAGGATATATCGGCTCACTTTTATTGGGTGTTATTTTTGCTCTAGCATTTTGCCCCTATAGTGGAGTTTTATTTTTTGGGGTTTTAATGCCACTCGTATTGAATTCGACAGAAGGCTTTTTGCTGGCTCCGTTTTTTACTCTAGGGACCGGCTTGCCTGTAATTATATTCTCATTTTTAATTGCATTCTCACTGCAGAAAGTTAGTAAGGCCTTTCAGATAGTACAAAAGGTTGAAAAAGTGATGAGATATCTTGTTGCGAGTGTGTTTATGACAACAGGATTATATTATTTATATATTTTGATTAAATATTTACTTGCGTAA